A window of the Cystobacter fuscus genome harbors these coding sequences:
- a CDS encoding lantibiotic dehydratase, whose translation MTESRPLPSFTASGFFALRTPLLAFDALVEWARGVESADAVSGITLEDALKRDRRVLRERLMRWVADPVVREALFLASPVLDESLGVWASEPESERGQKVERSLVRYFARMAGRATPFGLFAGLSVGRMDSRTRLCVSERSTLRRHTRLDMDYVCALVEQVRVLPEVRDALLYVPNTSLYRAAGRWRYLEMRVRGRERSYHLVGVEPTPYLDATLEAARDGAKLEALAAGLVASDPEVSLEEALTYLETLVAEQLLVPTWAPPLTGPEPVPYLLEGARDVPGLAPLRQCLSAVHETLSRMDAGAPGHAPELYRELARGLEVLPTPIELPRLFQVDTFRPVSEATLGAQVVEEMLRGVQVLQSITPPEGDEHLLNRFRTLFLERYENRAVPLMEALDEEGGIGFALSRGRGTGTGPLLAGFLFPGEDASGGARSRWESRHQYLLRRLEALWASGLQELVLTPEDLEAMKAPVTSPLPDAFGVVGTVVARSAQAVDQGEFQVTLEQLHGPSGALYLGRFCHGDPQLERCVREHLRAEEALRPDAVFAEIVHLPQGRMGNVICRPQLRRHDIAFLGQSGAERAECISVADLWVSVEGERVVLRSRRLGKEVIPRLSNAHNYASYGLGVYRFLCMMQNPHRMGLRFQWGPLGQARFLPRVVHGRTVLSLATWRVDEETLRQWRKTRGAERFAAVQHLRARLRLPRWVRLVDEDNRLPVDLDNVLSVETFVHLVKDRSFLQLEELFPGPDALCVEGGDGHYVHEVVVPFVRQASSRGSASSALIPHAVPRRFPPGSEWLYLKLYGGSATLDRLMSGVLGDTLRHVLDSGAVDRWFFLRYEDPNVHLRLRFHGTPARLESEVWPALRAACEASLEEGTGWRVQLDTYEREVERYGGPVGIELAEEIFSADSEAVLALLQAYPGDEGAEVRWRMALKGMDALLEDLGLSLEDKLRVEERARAAFHAEFRVDKRFEEQLAQRYRRESRELEALMAASPDVRGPARPGLLALRRRGERLRPVVERLRQTEREGRLTVAVERLAESFLHMHVNRLLSEDQRAQELILHDFLVRLYRSRLARMKKDS comes from the coding sequence ATGACTGAATCCCGGCCACTGCCGAGCTTTACCGCTTCGGGATTCTTCGCCCTCCGCACCCCCCTGCTTGCCTTTGACGCCCTCGTGGAGTGGGCCCGGGGAGTGGAGTCGGCCGACGCGGTCTCTGGAATCACCCTGGAAGATGCACTGAAGCGGGACCGGCGCGTGCTGCGTGAGCGGCTGATGCGCTGGGTCGCGGATCCCGTGGTGCGCGAGGCCCTCTTCCTCGCCTCACCGGTGCTCGACGAGAGCCTGGGCGTGTGGGCGTCCGAGCCGGAGTCGGAGCGCGGACAGAAGGTGGAGCGCTCCCTGGTGCGCTATTTCGCGCGCATGGCGGGCCGCGCCACCCCCTTCGGATTGTTCGCGGGCCTCTCCGTGGGCCGGATGGATTCACGGACCCGGTTGTGTGTCTCCGAGCGCTCCACTCTTCGCCGCCACACCCGGCTGGACATGGACTACGTCTGTGCCCTGGTAGAGCAGGTACGCGTCCTCCCCGAGGTCCGCGATGCCTTGCTCTACGTGCCCAACACCAGTCTCTACCGTGCCGCGGGACGGTGGCGCTATCTGGAGATGCGGGTGCGCGGGCGCGAGCGCTCCTATCACCTGGTTGGCGTGGAGCCCACGCCCTATCTGGATGCCACGCTGGAGGCGGCCCGGGACGGCGCGAAGCTGGAGGCACTGGCGGCCGGGCTGGTGGCGAGTGATCCCGAGGTGTCGCTCGAGGAGGCCCTGACCTACCTCGAGACGTTGGTGGCCGAGCAGCTCCTGGTTCCCACCTGGGCGCCCCCTCTGACTGGCCCCGAGCCCGTGCCCTACCTGCTCGAGGGCGCGCGGGACGTGCCCGGTCTGGCCCCCCTGAGGCAGTGCTTGTCCGCCGTCCACGAGACCCTGTCCCGGATGGATGCCGGAGCCCCGGGGCATGCGCCCGAGCTCTATCGCGAGCTGGCACGTGGCCTGGAGGTCCTGCCCACTCCCATCGAGCTGCCCCGCCTCTTCCAGGTGGACACCTTCCGGCCAGTGTCCGAGGCCACCCTGGGTGCGCAGGTGGTGGAGGAGATGCTGCGCGGCGTCCAGGTGCTCCAGTCCATCACTCCGCCCGAGGGCGACGAACACCTGCTCAACCGCTTCCGCACCCTCTTCCTCGAGCGCTATGAGAACCGCGCGGTGCCGCTGATGGAGGCGCTGGACGAGGAGGGTGGCATCGGCTTCGCGCTCTCCCGGGGACGGGGGACGGGGACCGGCCCCTTGCTGGCGGGCTTCCTCTTTCCCGGGGAGGACGCGAGCGGCGGCGCGCGGAGCCGTTGGGAGTCCCGCCATCAGTACCTGCTGCGCCGACTGGAGGCGCTCTGGGCCTCGGGGCTCCAGGAACTGGTGCTCACTCCAGAGGATCTGGAGGCCATGAAGGCTCCGGTGACCAGCCCCCTGCCGGATGCCTTCGGGGTGGTGGGCACGGTGGTGGCCCGCTCCGCCCAGGCGGTGGACCAGGGCGAGTTCCAGGTAACCCTCGAGCAACTTCATGGTCCCTCGGGTGCCCTGTACCTGGGACGCTTCTGCCACGGAGATCCACAGCTGGAGCGCTGCGTGCGCGAGCACCTGCGCGCCGAGGAGGCCCTGCGGCCGGACGCCGTCTTCGCGGAGATCGTCCATCTGCCGCAGGGCCGCATGGGCAACGTCATCTGCAGGCCCCAGCTGCGGCGCCACGACATCGCCTTCCTCGGGCAGTCGGGCGCCGAGAGAGCCGAATGCATCTCCGTGGCGGATCTCTGGGTCTCCGTGGAGGGGGAGCGCGTCGTCCTGCGCTCGCGGCGCCTGGGCAAGGAGGTCATCCCCCGGCTGAGCAACGCCCACAACTACGCGTCCTATGGTCTGGGCGTGTACCGCTTCTTGTGCATGATGCAGAACCCCCACCGCATGGGGCTTCGCTTCCAATGGGGTCCCCTGGGACAGGCGCGTTTCCTGCCTCGGGTGGTCCATGGTCGAACCGTGCTCTCGCTGGCGACGTGGCGCGTGGACGAAGAGACCCTGCGGCAGTGGAGGAAGACGCGGGGCGCCGAGCGCTTCGCCGCCGTCCAGCACCTGCGGGCTCGGCTCCGACTGCCGCGCTGGGTGCGTCTGGTGGACGAGGACAACCGGTTGCCCGTGGATCTGGACAATGTCCTGAGCGTGGAGACGTTCGTGCATCTGGTGAAGGACCGCTCCTTCCTCCAACTGGAGGAGCTCTTCCCGGGTCCCGACGCGCTCTGCGTGGAGGGCGGGGATGGCCACTACGTGCATGAGGTGGTGGTGCCCTTCGTCCGCCAGGCCTCCTCCAGGGGCTCCGCTTCATCGGCGCTCATTCCCCACGCCGTGCCCCGCCGCTTTCCTCCGGGCTCCGAGTGGCTGTATCTCAAGCTGTACGGCGGCTCGGCCACGCTGGATCGGTTGATGAGCGGCGTGCTGGGAGACACCCTGCGCCATGTGCTGGATTCGGGGGCGGTGGATCGCTGGTTCTTCCTGCGCTACGAGGATCCGAACGTGCACCTGCGGCTGCGCTTCCACGGGACGCCCGCGCGCCTGGAGTCGGAGGTGTGGCCCGCGCTGCGCGCCGCGTGCGAGGCCAGTCTGGAGGAGGGGACGGGTTGGCGTGTGCAGCTCGACACCTACGAGCGCGAAGTGGAGCGCTATGGCGGACCGGTCGGCATCGAACTGGCCGAGGAAATCTTCAGCGCCGACAGCGAGGCCGTGCTGGCATTGCTCCAGGCCTACCCCGGGGATGAAGGGGCGGAAGTGCGCTGGCGCATGGCCCTCAAGGGCATGGATGCGCTGCTGGAGGACCTGGGACTGAGCTTGGAGGACAAGTTGCGTGTGGAAGAGCGGGCCCGCGCGGCCTTCCATGCCGAGTTCCGGGTGGACAAGCGTTTCGAGGAGCAGCTTGCTCAGCGCTACCGCCGGGAGAGCCGGGAATTGGAGGCCCTGATGGCGGCTTCCCCGGATGTACGCGGTCCAGCGCGGCCGGGGTTGCTGGCGTTGCGGCGCCGCGGCGAGCGGCTGCGGCCCGTGGTGGAACGACTGCGCCAGACCGAGCGGGAGGGCCGTCTCACCGTCGCGGTGGAACGGCTGGCGGAGAGCTTCCTCCACATGCACGTCAACCGCCTGCTGTCGGAGGATCAACGCGCCCAGGAACTCATCCTCCATGATTTCCTGGTGCGGCTGTACCGTTCCCGTCTGGCGCGGATGAAGAAGGACTCCTGA
- a CDS encoding TetR/AcrR family transcriptional regulator, which produces MATRRPTRREKTPRAPRSPSPASSRRRSPEQAREAILEAAEPLLSERGPDGVGLQAVARAAGVSHALVTHYFGTYEALVREVFQRRARLLADGFWQRMLESREPPDIGQWLELFSPILQDEGNVRLMAWALLTGRGEHLSLDQGPRRVMDVLEAQVGRVAAVQGQPPPSREALEMTLLVGLCAAQGYTLARHVLLPGLGRTEDAQADARFRAVLAALLDAALGLEPPRGR; this is translated from the coding sequence ATGGCCACCAGGCGCCCCACCCGCCGCGAGAAGACTCCGCGTGCTCCCCGCTCCCCCTCCCCCGCGTCCTCGCGGCGCCGCTCCCCGGAGCAGGCGCGGGAGGCCATCCTCGAGGCGGCCGAGCCGCTGCTGAGTGAACGGGGGCCGGACGGGGTGGGACTGCAAGCGGTGGCGCGCGCCGCGGGGGTGAGCCATGCGCTCGTCACGCACTACTTCGGCACCTACGAGGCGCTGGTGCGCGAGGTGTTCCAGCGTCGGGCCCGGCTGCTGGCGGATGGCTTCTGGCAACGGATGCTCGAGTCCAGGGAGCCCCCCGACATCGGCCAGTGGTTGGAGCTCTTCTCGCCGATCCTCCAGGACGAGGGGAACGTCCGGCTGATGGCGTGGGCGCTGCTCACCGGGCGCGGCGAGCACCTGTCCCTGGACCAGGGTCCGCGCCGGGTGATGGATGTGCTGGAGGCGCAGGTGGGCCGGGTCGCTGCCGTGCAAGGGCAGCCGCCCCCCTCTCGCGAGGCCCTGGAGATGACGCTGCTCGTGGGACTGTGCGCGGCGCAGGGGTACACGCTCGCCCGGCACGTGCTGCTGCCGGGGCTCGGGCGAACCGAGGACGCTCAGGCCGACGCGCGCTTTCGCGCCGTGCTCGCCGCGCTCCTCGATGCCGCCCTCGGATTGGAACCTCCCCGAGGGCGCTGA
- a CDS encoding acyl-CoA dehydrogenase family protein, with the protein MNLELTETQTLIRDTARKFARERVAPQARTFDREETFATELYRELASLGLMGVNISAKYGGAEAGVVAYSLAMMEMSAACASTSVTMAVTNMCAELIHTYGTDAQREKFVTRLTSGEAVAGSFALSEPHAGSDPRAMRTTAVRRGDTWVLNGSKQWITSGEFAGVMVVWAQTGGQGGKGISAFIVEGGTPGLHVGKHEDKMGLRASNTVSLTFEDCAIPADNLLGKEGDGFKLAMIALDGGRIGIASQACGVARAALDASVRYAKDRKAFGQAIGGFQGLSFMMANMATELQAAELLTLRAATLKEEGKPFTREASMAKLFASEMSNRAVDKAVQIHGGYGYIDEFPVERYFRDARVQTIYEGTSEVQRLVIARETFKLFG; encoded by the coding sequence GTGAACCTCGAACTCACCGAGACCCAGACGCTCATCCGGGACACCGCGCGCAAGTTCGCGCGCGAGCGGGTGGCGCCCCAGGCGCGCACCTTCGATCGGGAGGAGACCTTCGCCACGGAGCTGTACCGGGAGCTGGCCTCGCTGGGGCTCATGGGGGTGAACATCTCCGCGAAGTATGGGGGCGCCGAGGCGGGCGTCGTGGCGTACTCGCTGGCGATGATGGAGATGTCGGCGGCGTGCGCGTCGACGTCGGTGACCATGGCCGTCACCAACATGTGCGCCGAGCTCATCCACACGTACGGCACCGACGCGCAGCGCGAGAAGTTCGTGACGCGGCTGACGTCGGGCGAGGCGGTGGCGGGCTCGTTCGCGCTCTCCGAGCCGCACGCGGGCTCGGATCCGCGCGCCATGCGCACCACGGCGGTGCGGCGTGGGGACACGTGGGTGCTCAACGGCAGCAAGCAGTGGATCACCTCGGGTGAGTTCGCGGGGGTGATGGTGGTGTGGGCGCAGACGGGAGGGCAGGGGGGCAAGGGCATCTCCGCCTTCATCGTGGAGGGCGGCACGCCGGGGCTGCACGTGGGCAAGCACGAGGACAAGATGGGCCTGCGCGCGTCCAACACGGTGAGCCTCACCTTCGAGGACTGCGCCATTCCCGCGGACAACCTCCTGGGCAAGGAGGGGGATGGCTTCAAGCTGGCGATGATCGCCCTGGACGGTGGGCGGATTGGAATCGCCTCGCAGGCGTGTGGCGTGGCCCGGGCGGCGCTGGACGCGAGCGTGCGCTACGCGAAGGACCGCAAGGCGTTCGGCCAGGCGATTGGAGGGTTCCAGGGCCTGAGCTTCATGATGGCGAACATGGCCACGGAGCTTCAGGCGGCGGAGCTGCTCACGCTGCGCGCGGCGACCCTCAAGGAGGAGGGCAAGCCGTTCACCCGCGAGGCGTCCATGGCGAAGCTGTTCGCCAGCGAGATGTCCAACCGCGCGGTGGACAAGGCGGTGCAGATCCACGGCGGCTACGGCTACATCGACGAGTTCCCCGTGGAGCGCTACTTCCGCGACGCCCGCGTGCAGACCATCTACGAGGGCACCAGCGAGGTGCAGCGCCTCGTCATCGCCCGCGAGACGTTCAAGCTGTTCGGCTGA
- a CDS encoding thiolase family protein produces the protein MAREVVIVGAARTPIGTFQGSLAKLTAPQLGAIAIKAALERSGVSPDQVSETIMGCVLQAGVGQAPARQAAIFAGIPESVPAVTLNKVCGSGLKAVIAGAQAIALGDAEVVVAGGMESMSNAPYLSHALRGGARMGHVEFKDALIHDGLWDVYGNVHMGSCAEECSTSQGIPRSAQDEYALESTRRAIEAQKAGLFTREIVPVTVPGGKGGDVVVSEDDGPKSARPEKIPTLKPVFKKDGTVTAANASSINDGAAALVLMSAERAKAEGRTVLGRITGYAGAARKPVEFTIAPADAINSLLKRAQLKASDVDLWEINEAFAVVAIANNKLLGLDPAKVNPRGGAVVLGHPIGASGARVLVTLLHEMKDLDKKRGVASLCIGGGEGIALMVER, from the coding sequence ATGGCACGTGAAGTGGTCATCGTGGGCGCGGCGCGAACTCCCATTGGGACGTTTCAGGGCTCCCTCGCCAAACTGACCGCACCGCAGCTCGGCGCGATCGCCATCAAGGCCGCCCTGGAGCGCTCGGGCGTGTCGCCCGACCAGGTGAGCGAGACCATCATGGGCTGCGTGCTCCAGGCGGGCGTGGGGCAGGCTCCCGCGCGTCAGGCCGCCATCTTCGCGGGCATCCCGGAGAGCGTCCCCGCGGTCACCCTCAACAAGGTGTGCGGCTCGGGCCTCAAGGCGGTGATCGCCGGCGCCCAGGCCATCGCGCTCGGTGACGCCGAGGTGGTGGTGGCCGGCGGCATGGAGTCCATGAGCAACGCGCCCTACCTGAGCCACGCCCTGCGCGGCGGCGCCCGCATGGGCCACGTGGAGTTCAAGGACGCGCTCATCCATGACGGCCTGTGGGACGTGTACGGCAACGTGCACATGGGTAGCTGCGCCGAGGAGTGCTCGACCAGCCAGGGCATTCCCCGCTCGGCCCAGGACGAGTACGCGCTCGAGTCCACCCGGCGCGCCATCGAGGCCCAGAAGGCCGGCCTGTTCACGCGTGAAATCGTTCCCGTCACCGTGCCCGGCGGCAAGGGCGGCGACGTGGTGGTGAGCGAGGACGACGGCCCCAAGAGCGCCCGGCCGGAGAAGATCCCCACGCTCAAGCCCGTGTTCAAGAAGGACGGCACGGTGACGGCCGCCAACGCCTCGTCCATCAACGACGGCGCCGCGGCGCTGGTGCTCATGAGCGCCGAGCGCGCCAAGGCCGAGGGCCGCACGGTGCTCGGCCGCATCACCGGCTATGCCGGGGCCGCGCGCAAGCCGGTGGAGTTCACCATCGCCCCCGCGGACGCCATCAACTCCCTGCTCAAGCGCGCCCAGCTCAAGGCCAGCGACGTGGACCTGTGGGAGATCAACGAGGCCTTCGCCGTGGTGGCCATCGCCAACAACAAGCTGCTCGGCCTGGATCCCGCCAAGGTCAATCCCCGCGGCGGCGCGGTGGTGCTCGGCCACCCCATTGGCGCCTCGGGCGCGCGCGTGCTGGTGACGCTGCTGCACGAGATGAAGGACCTGGACAAGAAGCGGGGCGTGGCGTCGCTGTGCATTGGTGGCGGCGAGGGCATCGCGCTGATGGTGGAGCGCTAA
- a CDS encoding acyl-CoA dehydrogenase, translating into MNFEPSDIQREIQRVCREFAARELTPNARKWDEHHQWPTEAVKKLAELSLMGVAVPEEYGGAGLDNVCYAMAMEEISRGCASTGVIMSVNNSLYCDPVKRYGTEEQKKEFLTPFARGEKLGCFGLTEPEAGSDAAAQKTTAVRKGDEYIINGSKNWITNGPKADAIVLFTMTNKEAGNRGITAFLVPTNTPGFIRAEPDKKMGISAAHSCSMFFEDMRVPARNMLGKEGDGFKVAMSTLDGGRIGIAAQALGIARAAFEEAVRYSGERKSFGKPIREHQAIQFMIADMATEIDAARLLVLRAALLKDQGVRHSAESAMAKLYASEMASRVANKALQVHGGMGYSKEMDVERHVRDARITEIYEGTSEIQRIVISANLLKD; encoded by the coding sequence ATGAACTTCGAGCCGAGCGACATCCAGCGTGAGATCCAGCGGGTATGCCGCGAGTTCGCCGCGCGCGAGCTGACCCCCAACGCCCGCAAGTGGGACGAGCACCACCAGTGGCCCACCGAGGCGGTGAAGAAGCTCGCGGAACTGTCCCTGATGGGCGTGGCGGTGCCCGAGGAGTACGGCGGCGCGGGCCTGGACAACGTCTGCTACGCCATGGCCATGGAGGAGATCAGCCGCGGCTGCGCCTCCACGGGCGTCATCATGAGCGTGAACAACTCGCTCTACTGCGATCCGGTCAAGCGCTACGGCACCGAGGAGCAGAAGAAGGAGTTCCTCACGCCGTTCGCCCGGGGCGAGAAGCTCGGCTGCTTCGGCCTCACCGAGCCCGAGGCGGGCAGCGACGCTGCCGCCCAGAAGACCACGGCGGTGCGCAAGGGTGACGAGTACATCATCAACGGCTCGAAGAACTGGATCACCAACGGCCCCAAGGCCGACGCCATCGTGCTGTTCACGATGACGAACAAGGAAGCGGGCAACCGGGGCATCACCGCGTTCCTGGTGCCCACCAACACCCCGGGCTTCATCCGGGCCGAGCCCGACAAGAAGATGGGCATCAGCGCGGCGCACTCGTGCAGCATGTTCTTCGAGGACATGCGCGTGCCGGCCCGGAACATGCTGGGCAAGGAGGGCGATGGCTTCAAGGTGGCGATGAGCACGCTGGACGGCGGGCGCATCGGCATCGCGGCGCAGGCGCTGGGCATTGCGCGTGCGGCCTTCGAGGAGGCGGTGCGCTACTCGGGCGAGCGCAAGAGCTTCGGCAAGCCCATCCGCGAGCACCAGGCCATCCAGTTCATGATCGCCGACATGGCCACGGAGATCGACGCGGCGCGCCTGCTGGTGCTGCGCGCGGCGCTGCTCAAGGATCAGGGCGTGCGCCACTCCGCCGAGAGCGCCATGGCCAAGCTCTACGCGAGCGAGATGGCCAGCCGCGTGGCGAACAAGGCCCTGCAGGTGCACGGCGGCATGGGCTACTCGAAGGAGATGGACGTGGAGCGCCACGTGCGCGACGCGCGCATCACCGAAATCTACGAGGGGACGAGCGAGATCCAGCGCATCGTCATCTCGGCCAACCTGCTCAAGGACTAG
- a CDS encoding 30S ribosomal protein S1: MQQNVNQQIGEVGDEDFAAMFEASLKERGGEGILKEGEIVKGTVVQVTKDYAIVDIGYKSEGQVPISEFTSPRGEVSVKAGDPVEVLLESRENDTGMVVLSKEKADKMRIWDEISAACERDEIVKGTIVGRVKGGLSVDIGVKAFLPGSQVDIRPVRNLDQYISKEFEFKVIKFNKKRGNIVLSRRVLLEKQREEMKKETLKNLKEGAVLKGVVKNLTDYGAFIDLGGIDGLLHITDMSWGRIGHPSEMFNVGDEVRVVVLKFDPAQERVSLGLKQIQEDPWHRADEKYPVGTRVKGKVVSITDYGAFIEIEQGVEGLVHVSEMSWTKRLKHPSKMLEVGQEVEAVVLDIDPKAKRIALGMKQIEQNPWTLLEDKYPIGSVIKGQIRNVTDFGVFVGVEEGVDGLVHVSDISWTQRIKHPGEMFKKGDEVEAVVLNIDVENERFSLGIKQLQPDPWDTLSERTPVGSRVKGKVTKVTDFGAFVEIEPGIEGLVHVSELKEERVENPRDVVQEAQDVEVKIIDINTQDRKVALSMKALIGEGEDYREYLRRQAEGSKARLGDVMASKLKK; the protein is encoded by the coding sequence ATGCAGCAGAATGTGAACCAGCAGATCGGAGAGGTCGGCGACGAGGATTTTGCCGCGATGTTCGAGGCCTCGCTCAAGGAGCGAGGGGGCGAAGGCATCCTCAAGGAAGGCGAGATCGTCAAGGGCACCGTCGTTCAGGTGACCAAGGACTATGCCATCGTCGACATCGGCTACAAGTCCGAGGGCCAGGTTCCGATCTCCGAGTTCACCAGCCCTCGTGGCGAGGTCTCCGTCAAGGCGGGCGACCCGGTCGAGGTCCTCCTGGAGAGCCGCGAGAACGACACCGGCATGGTCGTCCTCTCCAAGGAGAAGGCCGACAAGATGCGTATCTGGGACGAGATCAGCGCCGCGTGCGAGCGCGATGAGATCGTCAAGGGCACCATCGTGGGCCGCGTGAAGGGTGGCCTCTCGGTCGACATCGGCGTCAAGGCGTTCCTGCCCGGCAGCCAGGTGGATATCCGCCCGGTGCGCAACCTCGACCAGTACATCTCGAAGGAATTCGAGTTCAAGGTCATCAAGTTCAACAAGAAGCGCGGCAACATCGTGCTCTCCCGCCGCGTGCTGCTCGAGAAGCAGCGCGAGGAGATGAAGAAGGAGACCCTCAAGAACCTCAAGGAGGGTGCGGTCCTCAAGGGCGTGGTCAAGAACCTCACCGACTACGGCGCCTTCATCGACCTGGGCGGCATCGACGGCCTGCTCCACATCACCGACATGTCGTGGGGCCGCATCGGTCACCCCTCCGAGATGTTCAACGTGGGCGATGAGGTCCGCGTCGTCGTCCTCAAGTTCGACCCCGCGCAGGAGCGCGTCAGCCTGGGCCTGAAGCAGATCCAGGAGGATCCGTGGCACCGCGCCGACGAGAAGTACCCGGTCGGCACGCGCGTCAAGGGCAAGGTCGTCTCCATCACCGACTACGGCGCGTTCATCGAGATCGAGCAGGGCGTCGAGGGTCTGGTGCACGTGTCCGAGATGTCCTGGACCAAGCGCCTCAAGCACCCGAGCAAGATGCTGGAGGTCGGCCAGGAGGTCGAGGCCGTCGTCCTCGACATCGATCCCAAGGCCAAGCGCATCGCGCTCGGCATGAAGCAGATCGAGCAGAACCCCTGGACGCTGCTCGAGGACAAGTACCCGATCGGCTCGGTCATCAAGGGTCAGATCCGCAACGTCACCGACTTCGGCGTGTTCGTCGGCGTCGAGGAGGGCGTGGACGGCCTGGTGCACGTGTCCGACATCTCGTGGACCCAGCGCATCAAGCACCCGGGCGAGATGTTCAAGAAGGGCGACGAGGTCGAGGCGGTGGTGCTCAACATCGACGTCGAGAACGAGCGCTTCAGCCTGGGCATCAAGCAGCTCCAGCCGGACCCCTGGGACACGCTCAGCGAGCGCACCCCGGTGGGCAGCCGCGTGAAGGGCAAGGTCACCAAGGTGACGGACTTCGGCGCCTTCGTGGAGATCGAGCCCGGCATCGAGGGCCTCGTGCACGTCTCCGAGCTGAAGGAGGAGCGTGTCGAGAACCCGCGTGACGTGGTGCAGGAGGCCCAGGATGTCGAGGTGAAGATCATCGACATCAACACCCAGGACCGGAAGGTCGCCCTGTCGATGAAGGCCCTCATCGGCGAGGGTGAGGACTACCGCGAGTACCTCCGCCGCCAGGCCGAGGGATCCAAGGCGCGCCTCGGCGACGTCATGGCGAGCAAGCTCAAGAAGTAG
- a CDS encoding CoA transferase subunit A — MNKIIPSADEAVRDIPDGCTLMSGGFGLCGNPENLIAAIHRKGTKGLTIISNNCGTTELGLGILLNAKQVKKIVASYVGENKEFERQFISKELEVELNPQGTLAERIRAGGCGIGGFFTPSGAGTELSKGKETRMIDGRLHVLETPLKADFTIVRAWKADTWGNLVFNKTARNFSPMMCMAGRTTIVEAEHIVPAGEIGPDEVHLPGIFVHRIIQAKGLQKWIERRTVQKKA; from the coding sequence ATGAACAAGATCATCCCGAGCGCGGACGAGGCCGTTCGCGACATCCCGGATGGCTGTACGCTGATGAGTGGCGGCTTCGGCCTGTGTGGCAATCCCGAGAACCTGATCGCGGCCATCCACCGCAAGGGCACCAAGGGGTTGACCATCATCTCCAACAACTGCGGCACCACCGAGCTGGGGTTGGGGATCCTCCTCAACGCGAAGCAGGTGAAGAAGATCGTCGCCAGCTACGTGGGGGAGAACAAGGAGTTCGAGCGGCAGTTCATCTCCAAGGAGCTGGAGGTGGAGCTCAACCCCCAGGGCACGCTCGCCGAGCGCATCCGCGCCGGAGGCTGCGGCATCGGCGGCTTCTTCACGCCGTCGGGCGCGGGCACCGAGCTGTCCAAGGGCAAGGAGACCCGGATGATCGACGGGCGCCTGCACGTGCTGGAGACGCCGCTCAAGGCGGACTTCACCATCGTGCGCGCGTGGAAGGCGGACACCTGGGGCAACCTGGTGTTCAACAAGACCGCCCGTAACTTCTCGCCGATGATGTGCATGGCGGGCAGGACGACGATCGTCGAGGCCGAGCACATCGTGCCGGCCGGGGAGATCGGCCCGGATGAGGTGCACCTGCCCGGCATCTTCGTGCACCGCATCATCCAGGCCAAGGGCCTGCAGAAGTGGATCGAGCGCCGTACCGTGCAGAAGAAGGCTTGA
- a CDS encoding AgmX/PglI C-terminal domain-containing protein, whose product MKRPLITMAVVLSAGLALAQGAAGKKSASVATDAGTPAAEPGGSGKKAAPPARPQPPDVTKLPFTPDSIRMVMNYYSRDIQECYEEILARKGSNVEEGRILTTFTISPDGFVRNAQVAKAGTTIKNERLNECVVNVLTSITFPEPSDKKEHPIEYPFNLKAIK is encoded by the coding sequence ATGAAGCGACCGTTGATCACGATGGCGGTGGTGTTGTCGGCCGGCCTGGCGCTGGCGCAGGGCGCGGCGGGCAAGAAGAGCGCATCCGTGGCCACGGACGCGGGAACCCCGGCCGCCGAGCCGGGTGGCTCGGGGAAGAAGGCCGCGCCGCCGGCCCGGCCGCAGCCGCCGGACGTCACCAAGCTGCCCTTCACCCCGGACTCCATCCGCATGGTGATGAACTACTACTCGCGGGACATCCAGGAGTGCTACGAGGAGATCCTCGCGAGGAAGGGCAGCAATGTGGAGGAGGGCCGCATCCTGACGACCTTCACCATTTCTCCCGACGGCTTCGTGCGCAACGCCCAGGTGGCCAAGGCGGGCACGACGATCAAGAACGAGCGGCTCAACGAGTGCGTGGTGAACGTGCTCACCAGCATCACGTTCCCCGAGCCCTCGGACAAGAAAGAGCACCCGATCGAGTACCCGTTCAACCTCAAGGCCATCAAGTAG